In a genomic window of Spirosoma agri:
- a CDS encoding lysozyme, translated as MNSYKISVRGIDFIKNEEGCKLKAYRDQVGVPTIGIGHTGPDVFMGKTITSAEALRLLDSDLDRFEACVNKCVTQPLTQQMFDACVSFAFNAGEGAFRGSTLLKVINKNPRDPDIRKQFNRWVFGTRNGEKVKLPVLVARREREANLYFS; from the coding sequence ATGAATAGCTACAAAATTTCCGTGCGCGGCATCGACTTCATTAAGAATGAGGAAGGCTGCAAACTCAAAGCCTACCGCGACCAGGTGGGTGTGCCCACCATTGGCATCGGTCATACGGGCCCCGACGTGTTCATGGGCAAAACCATCACCTCGGCCGAAGCGCTGCGGCTGCTCGATTCGGATCTCGACCGCTTCGAGGCCTGCGTCAATAAGTGTGTTACTCAGCCGCTCACGCAGCAGATGTTTGACGCCTGCGTCAGTTTTGCCTTTAACGCCGGCGAGGGGGCATTCAGAGGCTCGACGCTGCTGAAGGTGATTAATAAAAACCCTCGTGATCCTGATATCCGGAAGCAGTTTAACCGGTGGGTGTTCGGTACCAGAAACGGCGAGAAAGTCAAACTACCGGTACTGGTAGCTCGTCGGGAGCGGGAGGCCAATCTGTATTTTAGTTAA
- a CDS encoding cobalt-precorrin-5B (C(1))-methyltransferase has protein sequence MDYEVGVWLKEPDQVSVRFPAGFVKRAHFPTQQQAAKRALDAYAVVVKNGDDVVVAG, from the coding sequence GTGGATTATGAAGTAGGCGTTTGGCTCAAGGAGCCCGATCAGGTGTCGGTGCGGTTTCCAGCTGGATTCGTCAAGCGTGCCCATTTCCCGACGCAGCAGCAGGCTGCAAAACGGGCGCTCGATGCGTATGCGGTCGTCGTCAAAAACGGTGATGATGTGGTAGTCGCCGGTTGA
- a CDS encoding DUF4494 family protein, whose translation MIYYKSKIKYSALVDGEAKALTEIYLHEAINYGEVETQCPEILKTRIKTFDEDTIANIGKIKFAEVIFHPMAEDDAFWQVKVTVFDEKKRSWACLVPALDYIAAGQRVSDYLKGSLLPYEIADVKKSDILAVWHPKNELWQGDWYNRMERLYDEGKREVGHNQLDIDFDSKADEDDEDDSDNYDYAQRRNQLHDELTSLGNGLGAVQITASGTDRAGNHKSVTVNLRKNRKRNG comes from the coding sequence ATGATCTACTACAAATCGAAAATCAAATACAGCGCCCTGGTCGATGGGGAGGCCAAAGCCCTGACCGAAATCTACCTGCACGAGGCCATTAACTACGGGGAGGTCGAAACCCAGTGCCCGGAGATCCTCAAGACGCGCATCAAAACCTTCGACGAGGATACGATTGCCAATATCGGCAAGATCAAGTTTGCCGAGGTCATCTTTCATCCGATGGCCGAAGACGACGCCTTCTGGCAGGTCAAGGTGACGGTCTTCGACGAGAAAAAGCGCAGCTGGGCCTGTCTGGTACCGGCCCTCGATTACATCGCAGCGGGCCAGCGTGTCAGCGACTACCTGAAGGGATCACTTTTGCCCTACGAGATCGCCGACGTCAAAAAGTCCGATATCCTGGCCGTCTGGCATCCCAAGAACGAGCTCTGGCAGGGCGACTGGTACAACCGGATGGAGCGGCTCTACGACGAGGGCAAACGCGAAGTCGGCCACAATCAGCTCGATATTGATTTCGACAGCAAAGCCGATGAGGACGACGAAGACGATTCGGATAATTATGATTATGCCCAGCGCCGTAATCAGCTGCACGACGAGTTAACGAGTCTGGGCAATGGTTTGGGAGCCGTCCAGATTACGGCCAGCGGTACCGATCGGGCGGGCAATCACAAGTCGGTGACGGTCAACCTGCGAAAAAACCGAAAACGGAATGGCTAA
- a CDS encoding DinB/UmuC family translesion DNA polymerase: MSCNSRTGQLPHSTSSTPELMRYAKSALDSIFAFGYHYQKVGVMLTDLVPAYLFVQSSPERVARPEGHAATLEPIKNGSYN, encoded by the coding sequence CTGAGTTGCAACTCCCGAACCGGGCAACTGCCGCATTCGACCAGTAGCACCCCGGAGCTCATGAGGTACGCCAAATCGGCACTGGACTCGATCTTTGCCTTTGGCTACCACTATCAGAAAGTGGGCGTGATGCTAACCGATCTGGTGCCCGCTTATTTATTTGTTCAATCATCCCCTGAGAGGGTGGCTAGGCCGGAAGGCCACGCAGCCACCCTTGAACCAATAAAAAATGGTTCGTACAACTAA
- a CDS encoding toprim domain-containing protein, whose translation MTKLDELRKRFPNLIPVQELRATVSIIELALHYGYELQPNKGHSRPVLEHTAYQDRIVIKNPRNPAQQVYQRAGDFADSGTIIDFIRNRLVTVFSQFNQPADNEFKNITSVLYSYLQVDAELIVRNPQMAVRLPDDKPKEAFDVALFDIRPLENENYLIKRQISPETINSPEFAGKVVSQVTYYDPKGGHAEQFPTVKAHPQRQYIQFTNVAFPYYNGLSADVTGLELRNEQVKLHAPGSDRLNSVFLSNPVPIAEQFFVLESAIDALSHKQLRTRRGDDTINSVYFSTGGQLTPQQVDTITRYIDSFKKSPAWRINLAFDNDTKGHLFDLQFIQQLIAIQLPIRPTAVGPGRIGYRLPAQERYWPLREALLDRIATYNNGVRMGSPITTDSGESQLLMVVDTNGQFDLVIPEAIAPLSAVCTSLLELTRLNQRVQIIKSLNKDFNEDLRQEIN comes from the coding sequence ATGACAAAGCTCGATGAACTCCGGAAGCGCTTTCCCAATCTGATTCCTGTTCAGGAACTTCGGGCTACCGTCTCGATTATCGAACTGGCTTTGCATTATGGGTACGAGCTGCAACCCAACAAAGGGCATAGTCGGCCGGTACTGGAACACACCGCTTATCAGGATCGAATTGTCATCAAAAATCCCCGAAATCCTGCCCAACAGGTCTATCAGCGCGCCGGTGACTTTGCCGACTCGGGTACGATCATTGACTTTATCCGGAATCGACTGGTAACGGTTTTTAGTCAGTTCAATCAACCGGCTGACAATGAGTTCAAAAACATAACCAGTGTCCTTTACAGCTACCTCCAGGTCGACGCTGAATTGATTGTCCGCAATCCGCAAATGGCGGTCCGGTTGCCCGATGATAAACCAAAGGAGGCCTTTGATGTAGCGTTGTTTGATATCCGACCGCTGGAGAACGAGAACTACCTCATCAAGCGGCAAATTTCTCCCGAAACGATCAATAGTCCTGAGTTTGCGGGTAAAGTGGTTTCCCAGGTTACCTATTATGATCCGAAAGGGGGCCACGCCGAACAGTTCCCAACGGTAAAGGCGCATCCCCAGCGGCAGTACATCCAGTTTACGAACGTGGCGTTTCCGTACTACAATGGCCTGTCAGCGGACGTGACGGGACTGGAACTTCGCAATGAGCAGGTAAAGCTGCATGCGCCCGGTAGTGATCGGCTCAACAGTGTGTTTCTGTCGAATCCGGTGCCGATAGCGGAGCAGTTTTTCGTCCTGGAGAGCGCTATCGATGCGCTTTCGCACAAGCAGTTGCGGACCAGGCGGGGAGATGATACAATTAATTCGGTCTATTTTTCCACCGGGGGGCAGCTTACTCCCCAGCAGGTCGATACCATCACCCGGTACATTGACTCGTTTAAAAAATCACCCGCCTGGCGAATCAACCTGGCTTTCGACAACGATACCAAAGGGCATCTGTTCGATCTGCAATTCATTCAGCAACTCATCGCGATTCAATTGCCAATCCGCCCGACCGCCGTTGGCCCTGGCCGGATCGGTTATCGCCTTCCGGCCCAGGAACGATACTGGCCGCTGCGGGAGGCGCTACTTGACCGGATCGCTACCTATAACAATGGCGTTCGGATGGGTTCGCCAATAACGACCGACTCGGGGGAGAGCCAGCTCCTTATGGTTGTGGATACCAACGGGCAGTTTGATCTGGTTATTCCGGAAGCGATCGCTCCGCTGTCAGCCGTTTGTACAAGCCTGCTGGAACTGACCCGGCTCAATCAGCGCGTTCAAATCATCAAGTCATTGAACAAAGACTTCAATGAGGACTTAAGGCAGGAAATTAATTAA